GAGGGAAAAGCGCCACAGATTGACAGTAAAGGAAGACATGTAGGTTTGTCTGCATGCTGTTAGGGAAACTTAATGTGTAACATTCATAGCACATGCCGTTGAAAGTGTGCCATCTAACAAATGTGAAGTGTTTTAAACAAGGGAGACTagattaagtttttttttagtataaTATGAACAGATTTGCAGATTGAGAAAgggacattattattattcttacaACTCATTGTGCTTTACCTGTATTTCACTTTCCTGACATCTTACTACTGTATGTACATATATCTTCTTCACTCTGCAGGCCTGTGGCATCATTGTTGAACTGATCCGTTCAAAGAAGATGGCAGGAAGGGCAGTGTTACTGGCAGGGCCGCCTGGTACAGGAAAAGTAAGTGTGTAGAGCTCATGCACTTGAAAATCAGTTGTACAACTTAAaactatacatatatatatatatatatatatatatatatatatatatagctcaTGCTGTTGCAGAATATATCTTAACAAATGATTTTCCATCTCCTCTCTTTTAGACTGCCCTTGCCTTGGCCTTAGCACAGGAGTTGGGAAACAAGGTGCCTTTCTGCCCCATGGTTGGCAGCGAAGTCTACTcatcagagattaaaaaaacagaagtactTATGGAGAATTTCAGGAGAGCCATCGGTGAGTGTCGTCTACATCTTACTGCGTTTGATTTGCCTGATTAAAAGAAATACTTAAGTCATTACACACAAGCTACAAGTgacaatgtgacaattacagttagagcaaaagaaagaaaatgctAAAATGAAGGAAACATGCAGGTTTAAAACAATTAAGCAAGAACAATTTGTATGACTACATACCCCTAGGTCTAAATAAGATTTGTAGCTTTAGTTCCTCATCTCTTGGTGTAAAAGCACCTGATATGTTCAGTTTAGTCCTGGGGGGGGATCATTAGGCAGGTAGAATAAGGTGGACTGTGAGCTCCATTGTCATGAGATGAAAGGCTACACTCCACAGTGGATTCATGAGAATGTTTGTTGAGAAGGACGGAAGACTGGGTACCTACTGCTGACGGTACCTGTCGCAAGGCAGGAAATggagcacacacagagaggagaggtggtCTTCAGCACCTTTGCTCCTCCCCTAAAGAAAATCCACTGAATTTTGAATTGTCAACACTCTCTTGATAAGAATGCTGGGACAGACAGTCCCCTGCCTTTAAGCTTCGCTTTTTGACCCTCACCGCAGCGGATCAGCCACCTGTGGGCTGGACGCTGCATGAAAGGGGAACAAGAGTGAGATCAAGTTACACAAGATGCTGCCAACACATTTCATGTGCACACGCATGCTCGGATTTGTaatataaaaaatagatttttcaaTAGACTGAAGGAGACGAGGGAAATAGTTGATACAGCAATATAAAGGCCTGATTGAGCTCTCAGTACTCTCTCTGCCCACATACAGGACTGCGTATCAAAGAAACAAAGGAGGTGTATGAAGGAGAGGTGACGGAGCTGACCCCCTGTGAGACGGAGAATCCCATGGGTGGCTACGGAAAAACTATCAGCCATGTCATCATCGGTCTGAAGACGGGCAAAGGCACAAAGCAGCTCAAGGTCAGACTCAGAGCTTTGTTTCCCCCATCCTCTGTCATTTGTCCTACATGTAACACACTGAGCTGTAATTGTAATGATGATGGAAATTGTATCAAGAAAAAGCTAATAAGTGcacctcatgtttttttttataatgcatgtcattttatttCCATCTGCATCCTGATTGTGTCAAGATGCAAACctgcaaaacaaatattttaagttGACTGTGCTCTAACAAAACTGATAGAAAAGGACCAATGTCCTTCTTATACatgtcttctctttttctcagcTGGACCCCAGTATTTATGAGAGTCTTCAGAAAGAGCGTGTGGAAGTGGGAGACGTCATCTACATTGAGGCCAACAGTGGAGCGGTCAAGGTGAAGCTAATTAGTTTCATGGactataaaaaatgtttcagattCTTTTCACCCAAACAGAGTTTGATAAGACATATTAAGAGCTTGATATCTCCTACACAAGCTCAAAAACGAAATGTTTATAAAAGGGCAAATTATTAGGTCACTCCAAAGTTGAGTGTTTTGTGGCTTGCTGCATGCCCTCCGTAGTCCTTCATGGTGGCGCTCTTTCATCGTCTTTAGTTCTGCATGAAAGCTCTTCTGCATTTCTACTGTACTCTGGAATGAGCCTCTGTCATTACCACAGCTCTTTAtgctccctctatctctccatctcccACAATGCCTCTTTTCCAGCAGCAGGTCTTGTGGTCTGTGTTGATAGGCAAAGATGACAGTTCCTTTAATCAGTGCAGGTGGGCCAGAGGCTGAGGGTAGGCCATAGTCAGAGGGCTGGACGACACATTTGTTACTGTTGACAGCTGGATCATGAGCTGCCTTCTGAAACTCTTTCATCCCTCAGCTACTTgccctcctctctgtgctgGGCTGGCTCCgggttcagacacacacacacacacctgctcatcCATCCTGTTGCTTTTACTTTTACAACAGCCTTTACTGTTGGGACAAGCAACGTGAGACATTCACTTCACAGAAGATTTTTCAGTTAATATTAAAACCAACGTTGGTGTTATTCTGTCTTTGCAGAGACAAGGTCGCTGTGACACATTTGCTACAGAGTTTGACCTGGAGGCAGAGGAGTATGTTCCCCTGCCCAAAGGGGATGTCCACAAAAAGAAGGAGATAGTCCAAGATGTCACACTGCATGATCTGGATGTTGCAAATGCAAGACCTCAGGTATGCAACACTAAACCTCCTGTTTGTTGATATCAGGGCAGTGACTTCCAAACAGATTGCCAGACTACGAaggtaaatatatttttagataATATCTACATTTGCTCTCAGGGAGGCCAGGACATCCTCTCCATGATGGGACAACTGATGAAGCCCAAAAAGACAGAGATTACAGGTAGATAAAACACCTTCAACACACTATGGCTGCAACATTAGTTAACCTGGTTCATTCACCACCTTCATACAGCAGCCAATTTCCCTCCATATCACGTCCAGGAGGAGGAAGCCAAATGCTGTAGTCAAAATCATATTAgatagaatgtctttattgtcatttatacaattgtacaacaaAATTATTAAGCTTtaccttaaagtgcacacacatacaggcatccatagctaaaaaaaaaaactctcattcAGGTAAGATGCGGCAATGTATGGTAGAAGTATTTACTacatgtagtttaaaaaaagtatctaTTTATATATTGCTGGATAGCAAATACTATCAACATGGggaatttttttcaaaattgtgTCCTGCATCTTCTTAAAAGTCTTAAATATTGTCAAACTAAGTCTTGAATTTGGTTTGATTGGTCTTAATTTTCTTCCAGGCTTGCATGGGGTTACATTTAAactgttacattaaaaaaaaaggtgttaaatGTATTGAGTGTGATGTGGATTAACCCTGCTCTTTTTCTGGTTTGTGCATGTCTGGTCTGGTGCTGGTGACACGACTTGGTGTCCTAGCACACCATCATAGCAGTGCTAATAAAGCTGTACCGTTGAATATGATGACACGTTGATTATTCGTGAGCATGTCTCTCCTGTTTTAGATAAACTGCGTACCGAGATCAACAAGGTGGTGAACCGCTACATTGACCAAGGCGTAGCTGAGCTCGTACCGGGTGTGTTGTTTGTGGACGAGGTGCACATGCTGGACATCGAGTGCTTCACTTACCTCCATCGAGCACTCGAGAGCACCATTGCCCCCATCGTTGTGTTCGCCTCAAACAGGGGAAACTGTTTAGTCAGGTTGGATGACTAACATATCTTTGTTTATGAGCGAGATGATCTTTAAAGATTTACAAAAgagaagtgttttttcttttctttctaagATGTACGATTTGTGGTGTATTTAATGTCCTGTAGGGGGACAGAAGACATCAGCTCTCCACATGGGATTCCTCTGGACCTGCTGGATAGAGTCATGATCATCCGCACCATGTTGTACACACCACAGGAGATGAAGCAGGTGAGCCCGAACATCTGAACATCTGCATGGTGGACGTATTCATCTGTGCGTGTGTCGCTTATAATTATGTGGTTTGTAGATCATCAAGATTCGTGCTCAGACTGAGGGGATTACTATCAGCGAGGAAGCTCTCGCACATCTGGCGGAAATCGGCACCAAGACCACCCTCAGGTACAGATACAGCTGTTTATCACTTTTCTGTGAGAAATGAGCCTTATATTACATGTCAGTGGATTAAGTGCACTTTGTTAACAGAccgaaaagggaaaaaaatatgaaagggTAATACAAGACTATTATTCTTAAAGGATTACAATCAGGGTCCTCTCACTCTTCCCTCAGTGTTAAACTGTATTTGTGTCTTCTATTTCCCTCCAGGTACGCTGTGCAGCTGCTTACACCAGCCAGTCTACTAGGCCGTGTTCAGGGCAAAGAGTCGGTGGAGAGGGAGCAGGTAGAGGAAATCAACGAGCTGTTCTACGATGCCAAGTCTTCTGCTAAAATCCTGCAAGATCAACATAACAAATTTATGAAATAGAGTTGGCTTTCTATGTCGGGCTTGGGTTCTCAGCCACTTGTTACATGGTTCACgttgattcttttttcttttttctccatctctACTCTCTCTAATGCGGCTCATTCAagtttctctgcatcacttACTGTTAGTTTTGTTGTAATAAATTTTACGTTTTATTTGTTCAGCTTGTGAATGAAATcttttgaataaaaagaaaaaatgcaaagttgtttttattttccatccatccattttctttaaatagcGGTTGGGGGGGGGTGCAGCATGTCAAGCAAGTTAGTGTTCTTGAAGAAATGACTTTCCTCACTTAAACAAAAATGGACGCATCCCATATATGGACTTTTTTGTTGATTATGAAAATTGGGTGGGgtcttcttttttatattcaaaaaTATACAAGATAGTtaaatgctgcttttttttctcccccaatTATTTTACTATTGCTGTAAAACTGGCAGAAATTGCAACTTTTCCAAAAAGGAATctcttgtaaaaaatgttaaagaattctatgaaaaaaaaattgtctgatttttatttttttaaatgtaaccaggaaaacctcattgagattaacAATCACATTTACAATTGACCATTCAGTACAATACAAAAATTCTGTATTAAAATAGTGAAATACCAGCCGTGTATTCTTCAATTACTAAAACTCTAATATTTTTTCATGGACTGGAGAACAGCTGGAACACAACACACCCCTAATGAGGAAAAGGTGTTATCTCACACGGCCAAAGGTCCGCTTCTACTTCTTGGTTGGTTTAGCCGAGCGAGTGTTCAAAGCTGTCTCCGCCCCTGACTTTCCTCGACTGAACACTGAGGGAGCCGCTTTACCCATTTTCTCtgtgaaataagaaaaacaacaatgactCTGTTGTGAGGCAGTGAGACAATTTATGTAATGGTAgtctctgtaaacacacacggCTTGAGGAAAAACACTGACATGCATCTCCCATCACTTAAACCCTTCCTTCCTTTGTATATGGAGTGGAAACTTGTGCATCATGGGAAACGCCCCTCACTCAAACTCACTGCCAtaacatgtctgcagctttaccCTATACTGAAAACAAGAGGCTGTTCCCTTTCAGTTTCCTCTGTAAGACTGGTGTCAAATCAgatttttatgtgtgtgtgaactcaCCGCAGTCCTCCATCACTTCAAACGTCTTGCTTTTCGCAGGCCCACTCAACCCTAGTTTGTTCTTTCCTTCAGTAAGGTCCTCTTCTCTCATCTCAGGACGCTGCATTGGCTCAGTTTCTTCTTGACCCAGCTGGAGGGTAGTAAAAAGTTAGTCACAACTCTTATGAtctcttgtttttcatgtttgcaTCCAATAACACAAactcttttttaaacagacttaCTTGAGACATGTTTGGTCAGCAGTGGGAGGTTTTctgtaacaaaaaaagagtCTCCTCTCTGTACAGCTAgctttctttgctttaataGGTCTACACTCAGATACAGACACAGCCAAGCGGTGATTCACCagtggacaataaatctgattcctCAGAGTTATAAACGACGCAATGGCAGTTCAGGCTCCTCCTCGTTCCTGCCTCTGGTTTCTCTCAGGGTCTGCTGTCTTCCCTGCTGCTTCATTAGAACACTTTCAGATTGCTGCATACTTGCAAACACCTTCGAAGGTTTATCATGAATGTCTTTCATGTatcattttgtttcctcttaTATTCATACCAATATTTCCCAACAGCACTCTTCAGAAATCAAGGCAAATTGTTCTCAAAGTTCAAAAGATATGATTCAAAATACAAGCAGATGTCTGTTTAAGGCATCGAACTTTACAACATGCCTGAGTCTCGTACAATTATATGtaagaaaaggaacaaagagGGAACAAACATTTTCCCAATCTTTTAAAGCTATCCCCACCCCTTCCGTCTGCTTTtctataaaaacatcatttagcCCCCAAGGGACCCTAAATAATGTGGTTACTTTCCCAGACTAAACAACAAGAAGCAAATCCAGGATTTGCATTAACACGTTGAATACCCACTAAAGATAAACCTTAGCTCCCATTAAGGACATTTTGACATAAAGCTTATCATTCAGAGTGTGAAAGCTCTAATCTGGACAGTGCAGACTTTCTGAGTATACATTTGTTATTATAAGAAATTATTAGAAACATTTTAGACTGTGAGTAACATAACTGAAAAACTTAAAGTCAGGATGTACCAACAAAGAATTCAGCTGTTTCTCAACCGTACCTAAAACAAACGCTATATATAAGACGACAATATTTGGAGTTCTTCCGGGCACATCTAACTTGGAGGAGACCCCAGGGTAGACTCAGAGCTTGCTGGCTTGAGAACACGAGAATCTCCCAGGAGGAGCTAGAAAATGTTGATGGGGAGAGGGTCGTCTGCAacttgcttagcctgctgccaaCGCAACAAGGGCCTGGATAAGTGGAAGAAAACTGATGGATGGACATCAAACATTGACAAATATGAATCGATcagattcattcatattttgcACAGGAAACAATGAAATTAGTATTTGTAAGTTAAAGTCACGTTAAAAAAGGATGATTTGGGCGGCatcagctcagtctgcagggacttgggttgggaactggagggtagCCGATTCAAGTCcaggtgcggaccaaatctggaaattggtctggtagctggagaggtgccagttcacctcctgagcacagctgaggtgcccttgagcaaggcacaagTACACTCATGCTGCGCAGACATACTCAAACACACCCATCCAAGAAACTTGTTCCCTCGTTGCTTTGGTATTGTCAGTAATGGTCAATCATGGCTCCTGTTTGTGGTGAAACAGAAGCTTTCTTCCAGTCCAGTTAACACACTCCAAGTCtaatttaagtgtgttttttcctgTATCGGGGCAAGAGCTGAGTCCTCACAAACTGAATGAGCTGAGTCTCTGTGAGAACAACAGTGACAAACACAATGAGGAGACACACTGCTCCTACACTGATGTGCACCAGCCTCAGCAACCAGCCACCGTCACAGCAGAACACACCCTGAAACCAGAGATAAGAGAAGCTCCTGTTACCACCACTGCTTTGCATGAGATTAAACCCAGATTAAAGAGTGTAAAAATGTAGTAAAAACATTGATCTAAATATTGAGATAACACATGAACGGAGAACACTGATTAGTAATTCTTTTGTACCTCAGACAGCGCTGTTACAACAGTGCTGACAGCGAGTGCCAGCAGGAGGAGTGGGGAGGGCAAAAGGCCACGCAGAGGTTTCCACTGAGTGGGCAGAAAGTAGTGATGTATGTAAAG
The Labrus mixtus chromosome 7, fLabMix1.1, whole genome shotgun sequence DNA segment above includes these coding regions:
- the ruvbl1 gene encoding ruvB-like 1; protein product: MKIEEVKSTTKTQRIASHSHVKGLGLDEAGNAKQSACGLVGQEAAREACGIIVELIRSKKMAGRAVLLAGPPGTGKTALALALAQELGNKVPFCPMVGSEVYSSEIKKTEVLMENFRRAIGLRIKETKEVYEGEVTELTPCETENPMGGYGKTISHVIIGLKTGKGTKQLKLDPSIYESLQKERVEVGDVIYIEANSGAVKRQGRCDTFATEFDLEAEEYVPLPKGDVHKKKEIVQDVTLHDLDVANARPQGGQDILSMMGQLMKPKKTEITDKLRTEINKVVNRYIDQGVAELVPGVLFVDEVHMLDIECFTYLHRALESTIAPIVVFASNRGNCLVRGTEDISSPHGIPLDLLDRVMIIRTMLYTPQEMKQIIKIRAQTEGITISEEALAHLAEIGTKTTLRYAVQLLTPASLLGRVQGKESVEREQVEEINELFYDAKSSAKILQDQHNKFMK
- the mustn1a gene encoding musculoskeletal embryonic nuclear protein 1a, with protein sequence MSQLGQEETEPMQRPEMREEDLTEGKNKLGLSGPAKSKTFEVMEDCEKMGKAAPSVFSRGKSGAETALNTRSAKPTKK